Proteins found in one bacterium genomic segment:
- a CDS encoding MotA/TolQ/ExbB proton channel family protein yields GSAATIKGMPPPITHERIDRAVSKAGLSEASALEKNLSFLATTASATPFIGLFGTVWGIINAFESIGAARSTDLSIVAPGIAEALIATAMGLAAAIPAVIGYNYFIHKIRDLTSEMEEFSIELQNFVESQHLVVK; encoded by the coding sequence GGCAGCGCTGCCACGATCAAAGGAATGCCCCCTCCGATCACTCATGAGAGGATCGACCGGGCGGTAAGCAAGGCAGGGCTCAGCGAGGCATCAGCGCTTGAGAAGAATTTATCGTTCCTCGCAACCACGGCGAGCGCGACTCCCTTCATCGGTCTGTTTGGAACGGTCTGGGGAATCATCAACGCATTTGAATCGATCGGCGCGGCGCGCAGCACCGACCTTTCCATTGTTGCCCCCGGGATCGCCGAGGCATTGATTGCCACCGCCATGGGTCTGGCTGCTGCCATACCTGCAGTTATCGGATACAACTATTTCATCCACAAAATCCGCGACCTGACATCGGAAATGGAAGAATTTTCGATCGAACTTCAGAACTTTGTAGAGAGCCAGCACTTAGTGGTCAAGTAA
- a CDS encoding biopolymer transporter ExbD: MAFSAGRKFGAAMAEINVTPLVDVVLVLLIIFMVTAPLMQRGIDVDLPRTVTQSADQEERIVVSVSKEGKIFIGDVQIQIEDLSDHLRRRVALTENPKAIFLRGDKTLRYEIIMQVMDEMKRSGVPTIGLVTEPAREKKKSAGGTPAVQRK, from the coding sequence ATGGCTTTTTCGGCAGGAAGAAAATTCGGAGCCGCGATGGCTGAGATCAACGTCACTCCGCTTGTCGACGTTGTTCTTGTTTTGCTTATCATATTTATGGTGACAGCTCCCTTGATGCAGAGAGGAATTGATGTCGATTTACCCCGCACGGTTACACAATCCGCAGATCAAGAAGAGCGAATCGTCGTTTCAGTTAGTAAGGAGGGAAAGATTTTTATCGGAGATGTACAGATTCAGATCGAAGATCTGAGCGATCACCTTCGACGTCGTGTCGCTCTCACGGAGAATCCGAAAGCCATTTTCTTGCGTGGCGATAAGACTCTTCGTTATGAAATCATCATGCAGGTGATGGATGAGATGAAACGCTCGGGCGTTCCCACGATCGGTCTCGTTACAGAACCAGCTCGTGAAAAGAAGAAATCTGCAGGCGGGACGCCCGCGGTACAAAGAAAATGA